A single region of the Lotus japonicus ecotype B-129 chromosome 4, LjGifu_v1.2 genome encodes:
- the LOC130710067 gene encoding uncharacterized protein LOC130710067 produces MCNKGFQCLSESETVIDHRRQQHFLMDSPTAVRSPATGSSDDGRRVKFLCSFLGSIMPRPQDGKLRYVGGETRIVSVPREISYEELMGKMRELYDGVAVLKYQQPDEDLDALVSVVNDDDVVNMMEEYDKLGSGDGFTRLRIFLFSQSEQDVSSHFIDGDDTERRYVDALNSLNEASDFRRMQQAEFPVIGTVEDIHVAEQFFNPISVENGLHSQRSGDLSMSQYNLHHLAVQHPQPIGQRFNDIDGSWNPAYYSPRHHGHHEFPSSPSGARYRMPFPELQEKYIDRVPEDYSRHYVNHHPVYDNQQQYSDNVVWVPAGAGHGEKSGFPGNIPHGPHVLDGNSVCEHCRMGFQRGQPHLEHPTISNGLPPVANPCVECPSNRDALAVNADTKLHPVIYPNEPNNDLRSVNIDAQNHERGWGLQHPQVDESRGHVSGTGRVGDHYVSDVPVINLSVGHGSMTDGHTLPSNYVQQRAGHELGPELIPDQTMAAIPHLKIPPVEECSVRYGNTTPPYGVDGNYPMPRGNAPGYAFWRNAPSPAHIGPSYEATTPPQPVDGMINAGLIRGEGSPGFFIGADNQSPWVDSSQKLSRHDGSAILEYPYANALRLSPKALGQENQHPITLDAIHPPQDINTGILLEPVQLPQLSVNVVQNNELLRNEAMSLLGDGKEAIREGTVENSNVQSISFSEQKVAENANEVGASVESNNPSSKHAAECGHVEKLADKDHSDPENCKHLDDQLNFLPDLIASVQKAALEGDEVKIAANDHQHANSQMHNSNPKEETANEVEPVDAHADLDLDSENNHIVTSKIEPTEAEAEAVARGLQAIKNDDLEEIRELGSGTYGAVYHGKWKGSDVAIKRIKASCFAGRPSERARLIADFWKEALMLSSLHHPNVVSFYGIVRDGPDGSLATVTEFMVNGSLKQFLHKKDRTIDRRKRLIIAMDAAFGMEYLHGKNVVHFDLKCENLLVNMRDPQRPVCKIGDLGLSKVKQHTLVSGGVRGTLPWMAPELLSGKSHMVSEKIDVYSFGIVMWELLTGDEPYADMHCASIIGGIVNSTLRPQIPTWCDPEWKSLMESCWASDPAERPSFSEISKKLRSMAAAMNVK; encoded by the exons ATGTGTAATAAAGGGTTTCAATGCTTGAGCGAGTCTGAGACTGTGATTGATCATCGACGACAGCAGCACTTTTTGATGGATAGTCCCACGGCGGTTCGATCACCGGCCACCGGTTCGAGTGATGATGGCCGGCGTGTTAAGTTCTTGTGTAGCTTCCTGGGGAGTATAATGCCCCGCCCACAAGATGGGAAGCTGCGGTATGTTGGCGGCGAGACGCGAATTGTGAGTGTTCCGAGGGAGATTAGCTATGAGGAGTTGATGGGGAAGATGAGAGAGCTTTATGATGGGGTTGCTGTGTTGAAGTATCAGCAGCCTGATGAGGATCTTGATGCacttgtttctgttgttaatgatgatgatgtggttaatatgatggaggagtatgatAAGTTGGGTTCAGGGGATGGGTTCACTAGGCTTAGGATTTTCTTGTTTTCGCAATCGGAGCAGGATGTTTCGTCGCACTTTATTGATGGGGATGATACTGAGAGGAGGTATGTTGATGCATTGAATAGTTTGAATGAGGCCTCTGACTTTAGGAGGATGCAACAAGCTGAGTTTCCTGTGATTGGTACTGTTGAGGATATCCATGTTGCTGAGCAGTTTTTTAATCCCATAAGTGTGGAGAATGGGCTTCATAGCCAGAGAAGTGGTGACCTATCAATGTCACAGTACAATTTGCATCACCTCGCGGTCCAGCACCCGCAACCTATTGGACAGAGGTTTAATGATATTGATGGTTCGTGGAATCCTGCATATTACTCTCCTAGACATCATGGTCACCATgaatttccatcttctcctTCTGGTGCAAGATACCGCATGCCGTTTCCTGAATTACAGGAAAAGTACATTGATAGAGTGCCTGAAGATTATTCTAGACATTATGTAAATCACCATCCTGTGTATGACAATCAACAGCAGTATTCTGACAACGTTGTGTGGGTGCCAGCTGGTGCAGGACATGGTGAGAAATCTGGTTTTCCTGGCAACATTCCTCATGGTCCGCATGTTCTTGATGGGAACAGTGTATGTGAGCATTGTCGTATGGGTTTTCAGAGAGGTCAACCGCATCTTGAGCATCCTACTATTAGTAATGGACTTCCACCAGTAGCTAATCCATGTGTAGAATGCCCCTCAAATAGGGATGCTTTGGCGGTGAATGCTGATACGAAGTTACATCCTGTGATCTATCCCAATGAGCCTAATAATGATCTCAGGTCTGTTAATATTGATGCACAGAATCATGAGAGAGGATGGGGTTTACAGCATCCTCAGGTTGACGAATCAAGAGGACATGTATCTGGAACTGGGAGAGTGGGTGATCATTATGTTAGTGATGTTCCTGTTATAAATTTATCTGTCGGGCATGGTAGTATGACTGATGGACATACTTTGCCTTCCAATTATGTTCAACAAAGGGCTGGACATGAATTGGGGCCTGAACTGATCCCGGATCAAACCATGGCAGCTATTCCGCATCTAAAAATTCCTCCTGTGGAAGAATGCAGTGTGCGGTATGGAAATACAACTCCCCCCTATGGAGTAGATGGTAATTACCCAATGCCGCGTGGAAATGCTCCTGGTTATGCTTTTTGGAGAAATGCTCCGTCTCCAGCTCATATTGGACCATCTTATGAGGCAACTACTCCACCGCAGCCGGTGGACGGTATGATAAATGCTGGATTAATAAGGGGAGAGGGAAGTCCAGGATTTTTCATTGGAGCAGATAATCAAAGTCCTTGGGTTGATTCATCACAAAAACTATCAAGACATGATGGGTCAGCCATCCTGGAATATCCTTATGCAAATGCTCTGAGGTTGAGTCCGAAAGCCCTTGGTCAGGAAAATCAACACCCAATTACTTTAGATGCCATTCACCCCCCACAGGACATAAATACTGGAATCTTGTTGGAACCTGTGCAGCTGCCACAATTATCTGTCAATGTGGTTCAGAATAACGAGCTTTTAAGAAATGAAGCAATGAGCTTGCTTGGAGACGGAAAAGAGGCAATAAGGGAGGGAACAGTTGAAAACTCTAATGTGCAGAGTATATCTTTTTCAGAGCAAAAAGTTGCTGAGAATGCAAATGAAGTTGGTGCTTCTGTTGAGTCCAATAATCCAAGTTCAAAACATGCAGCAGAGTGTGGACATGTTGAGAAACTGGCTGATAAAGACCATTCTGATCCAGAAAATTGTAAGCATTTAGATGATCAGTTGAACTTCTTGCCTGATTTGATTGCTTCTGTACAAAAGGCTGCATTAGAAGGTGATGAGGTGAAAATTGCAGCTAATGATCATCAGCATGCCAATTCTCAAATGCATAATTCAAATCCCAAGGAAGAAACAGCAAATGAAGTAGAACCAGTG GATGCTCATGCTGATTTAGATTTGGACTCTGAAAATAACCATATTGTTACCTCTAAAATTGAGCCTACAGAGGCTGAAGCAGAAGCGGTTGCAAGGGGATTGCAG GCTATTAAAAATGATGATTTGGAAGAGATCCGTGAGCTAGGTTCTGGAACTTATGGGGCTGTTTATCATGGGAAGTGGAAAGGTTCTGATGTTGCCATTAAGAGAATAAAAGCCAGTTGTTTTGCTGGAAGGCCATCTGAAAGAGCAAGATTG ATCGCAGATTTCTGGAAGGAGGCACTAATGCTGAGTTCATTGCATCATCCAAATGTTGTCTCCTTCTACGGTATTGTTCGTGATGGTCCCGATGGTTCTTTAGCAACGGTGACAGAATTCATGGTTAATGGATCTTTGAAACAGTTCTTGCATAAGAAAGATAG AACAATAGATCGTCGTAAGAGGCTCATTATAGCAATGGATGCTGCATTTGGAATGGAGTATTTGCACGGAAAGAATGTTGTCCATTTTGATTTGAAATGTGAGAATCTATTGGTCAATATGAGAGATCCACAACGGCCTGTCTGCAAG ATTGGTGATTTGGGTTTATCCAAGGTTAAACAGCACACTCTAGTGTCTGGAGGGGTACGGGGAACTTTGCCATGGATGGCGCCTGAACTCCTTAGCGGGAAAAGCCATATGGTGTCAGAGAAG ATTGATGTTTACTCATTCGGTATAGTCATGTGGGAATTACTCACCGGGGATGAACCTTATGCTGATATGCATTGTGCTTCAATAATAG GAGGAATTGTAAACAGCACTTTACGTCCTCAAATCCCAACATGGTGTGATCCTGAGTGGAAGTCTCTAATGGAAAGTTGCTGGGCTTCTGATCCTGCAGAGAGGCCATCATTTTCAGAAATTTCTAAGAAGCTGAGGAGCATGGCTGCTGCTATGAATGTGAAATAG